GTTCAACCTGTACGGGAATTACTATCGGGCGCAAAGGGAGCGTTACATTCATCGCGATGTCAACGACGTTTCCTATGATTTCAATCTCGATGGCGCTGGGCTGATCAAAAACCTCAGCTATCGCTATGGAGTCAAAGCCAGCTATACATTTTCACCCAGTCTCATCTTTAATGTCAGCTACAATCATTTTTATACCCGAACCAAGCTGGCCCCGGAACATCTCTTCGATACCTACTGGGATCAATGGCCGGGATATTCCGAGGATGAAAACGGTGTCTATAACGGCACGATTCACGAAAACAATTATCAGCCAAACTATATCGGCAATACATGGGCCGGGTTCACGGACAGTTCCGACTTCTATCCTGTTTATTCATATCGAAGAAATAGCTATAACAGTTTCTCGACTGAGCTGATAAGCCAGGCCAATAAATATAACCAGATTAAACTGGGACTCGAGTATAGGGTAAATGACCTCAGCTGGGATCAGAAACAGTTTTTCAATTCGCAGCCGTACGGTGAAAAATATGACGTTACTCCTCATTACGCGGCAGGGTATATCCAGGACAAAGTCGAGCTCGGATACCTGATCATGAACGCCGGCGTACGTTTCGATTATCTCGATGCCGCTATTGACTACTGGGATGATCCTGTTACAAAGGAAAGTAAAAAGACAGCCAAACCGAAAACCGAGGTGTCGCCCCGTTTCGGAATGTCATACCCGATTGGAGAGAATTCGGTTATTCACTTCAATTACGGTTTCTTCTACCAGGTGCCTCTGTATATGTACATGTTCACAAACCTCCAGGGTGATTTAAACACCGGCTTCCCGATCGTCGGTAATCCGGATATGGATCCCGAGAAGACAGTTGCCTACGAGGTGGGCTGGAATCATCTTTTGACAGAAGATATCACCTTCAAGATGATCGCATATTACAAGGATGTCTCGAATCTGACCTCGGGCCGATTAATCGAATTCCCGGGTGGTTCTTACACCTATTATACCAATGCTGATTATGGTTCTGTAAAAGGTCTCGACCTGATAATGGTCAAACATCGCCACGGTTCACTTTTGGCGGGATCGGTAAACTATTCCTACATGATGGCGATGGGCAACTCATCAGATCCGAACGAGGGCTACTACAATTATTATACCCGTGATAACTCCCCGCCCTGGCCTGACCGGGAATATCCGCTGGCCTTCGACCAGCGCCATAAACTGGCGGTCAATGTCGATTTGAGTATCCCGCGTGATTATAAATTCAAGCTCTTTGGCCTTACTATGCCGTCGGCCTGGGGATTCAATACCGTGTTTAACTACGGGAGCGGACTGCCGTATACTCGAACGAACAACCAGGGCGACCGAATCGGATCACCCAATTCCGGCAGGTTGCCGTCATATTTCAGGGTTGATATGCGTTTTGTCAAAGATATCCCGCTGAAACTCTCGTCCTCGAGCCAGATGTCATTTTTTGTAGAAGTCGAGAATCTTTTCGACCGTCGTAACATCGTCAACGTTTACACCAATACCGGTGAAGCGGATAATGACGGCCTGGCCTCGGGCCTCTCCGAAGCGGATCAGGAGCTGTATGAACTTATGAACAAAGACCCCCAAAACTATGACACCCCGCGCACCCTCCGCTGGGGTCTTGAACTGTTATTCTGAGGGAGGAGGATATAATGAAGATTCTTAGATTATCCTTGATCATCCCGGCGATAATGGTTCTCCTTGCGACCGGCGGAGTTGATGAGCTGGTGGCCGGCACTGCCCAGCAGAGCTCACTGCCACCAACCGAACTGATCGACTATGTCATCCACAGCAAGGGCAATATCGTCACCGCGGTCTTCAACTGGGGACTGATTGGCGGTTTTTCAGATGTGCCCTCAGGAGAATGGCCCAAGGGATCGGGGAGAAACTATATCGGCGAACTGAAGTACTGGATGGGTGCCACCCTTCCCAATGGCGATACGGTGGTGGCCAACGCTTCCGAAGATTTCAACCCGGAAATCGATGTAGCTGTTTCGCTGGACCAGACTATTCATTTTTCGACTGACAGCACCCGTTATGATTATGATCCCTCCGACACTGTCGGCCTGGGAGTATCCGCTCCGGCTTACGGCTGGAGACATTACGATCTCGATACTGACAGCTGGATTTACAACCGCAAATACAATCCCTGTGACAGCAGTTTTGTAACCTGCGGTCCCATCGCCCAGCAGGAAAGCCAGTACATCATGAATGATGAGCGACTCGGCTATGCCGCCCTGGGTGTTATGGTTTCACAAACTATCTATCAATGGAATTACGATTACAACAAAGATATAATGTTTGTGGAACTGGAGATCGAAAACGTTTCTGACAACGATTATACCGATTTTGCTTTCGGTCTCTACGTCGATATCGATGTGGGCGGATGGTTCGAAGGTGAAAACGGCCGACTTGGCGATTTGGTCGCTTACGACAGCGCTGAGAACCTGGCCTGGATATACGACCAGGACGATTACGACCCCGGCTGGGGAGCTTCGGTTGTGGCCGGTCGGATGGGTACCAAGTATATCGAAACTCCCGGCGGTCGCGGTATGACCGGATTCCGTACCGGGATCTGGGACAGCCTGCCGGATACCGATCAGGGTCGTTTCGCGCTTCTTAATTCCGAACAATTCGACGATATCCTGCCTCCGGCGGATCAGTATTATATCCAGTGCACCAACGGTATCGAGCTGTCCTCCGGTGATGTCGTCCGGGTGGTCTACACCCTGATTGCCGCCCAGACTGATGAAGAAATGGTTGAGAAATCTCAGATGGCACAAGTTGTATACGACAACTTCTTTACCGGTCCGGAGCCTCCGCCTCAGCCGGGCCTGCGAGCTGAAGCCGGGGACAAAAAAGTCCACTTGTACTGGGGTAATGATGCCGAGGATGCGCTCGATCCGCTTTCATGCTCTGAAGATTTTACAGGTTATAAGATTTTCCGATCCACCAATTTCGGTGCCACCTGGGGGCCTTTGACAAATAATCCGGATGGCTCTCAGGGGCCCGACTATATCCCGCTGGCGACATTCCGCAAGGATGAGACCACGGGCATGATTCGCCACAGCTATGTAGACACAAATCTCGTCAACGGTTTTGAGTACTGGTACGCCGTGGTCGCCTTCGATGAAGGTGATACAACGATCTCACTGAAATCACTCTCTTCCGCTCGTGGCCGACCGGGCGAGGATTCCTCCGCCGTGAGAGTTGTTCCCCGTACGGATCCGGCAGGGTATTACCCGATCCAGCAGACGGTCGAACATCGGTACAACGGCGATGACAAGAAAAGCGACGGCAGTATAGCGGTTGAGGTTTTTGATAAGTCTCAGTTCGACGGAAATGAATATAAAGTAGTATTCGAAGAACAGCCCCTGCAGACATACTGGCACTTACTGGATGACGTCACCGGGGACACACTGCTGACATCCCAGACAGACCAAAATGCCGATCTTCAAGAGGCTCAGATCGTCGATGGCCTCCAGGTTCTGGTCACCAACGGTGAGCGGGAACCGCGTGACATGGCCCAAACAGGATTTTCCGGGGGCGATACTACCGTCTCAATGATGCATTTCTTCGGTTCGGTGGCGGAGGTGTTCGGGTATCCGCGGGGCGGGGATATTCATTTTCGCTCAAACTACGAGATTCGATTTACCGCCACGGGCTCTCAGGGTTACTGGTGGTGGGATGATGTCACACCGGTACAACTGCCCTTCGAGATCTGGAACACGTCTCTCGGCTACCAGGTCATCGCTGAAATCGGGGACTTTGAATATGACCAGGAATGGGATCCTGAAGTTGGTGACTATATCGTGATCAACAACACTCCCTATGATGGCTCGCCTCACCCGGAAGCGTTTCCGTACCAGATGAGCTGGGTGTTCCGTTTCGATACAGCGGCTTATGGCCAGACCGGTGATGTCTACACGATCGAAGGTGCGCCCTTGAATTCTGCCAATGACGAGTTCTATTTCACCACGCCCGGGATCGATACAGCCACGGCTCAAAACCAGATGGATCAGATCAAAGTCGTACCGAACCCGTACCTGGCCTACGCAGACTGGGAGCATGAGGCGGGTGAAAGAAGAATCGAATTCATTCATCTTCCCGATGATGCCACGATCAGGATTTATACCTTGGCAGGTGATCTGGTGGTGACTTTGAAAAACAGCAATGATGGAACAGTGGCCTGGGATTTGAGATCTGTCAATGAGCAGGGAATAGCGCCGGGTATTTATCTCTACCATGTCGAGTCACCTTTCGGTGAAAAAATCGGTAAATTCGCGATAATCAAGTAGGCGGGCAGGAGTATGAACATGAAAAAATATATATTGATTATACTGACACTTCTGCTGTTCTGTTTCGGCCAGGTATCAGCAGATGAATTTTCCAAGGTTGGAACAGCCGGCGCTCAGTTTCTGAAGATCGGTATGGGCGCTCGCTATATCGGTCTGGGTGAAGCGGCTACTGCAATGGTCGATGATGTCTACGGCCTGTACTGGAATCCGGCGGCATTGTCATCGCTTCAACAGTCGCAGGTCGCCTTTACCTCGGTCGACTGGGTGGCGGGTATACGGCTGAACTATTTCGCTTTCGCTTATCCGGTGCGCGAGGATATGACGCTCGGGTTTGCCCTCGATGTTCTCTCGGTGGGCGATATGGAAGTTACTACCGTTTACAAGCCGGATGGCACCGGACAGACCTTCGATGCCAACAGCGTCGCGCTTCAGGCAGGTATCTCGAAACAATTGACTGACCGGTTTGCCTTTGGTGTCAATTTCAAATATGTATCGGAACAGATCTCTGAACAGCATTCGCGCGGTTTCTGTTTCGATGTTGGCGCACTGATGTACACCGGTTTTAAATCGCTCAGGCTGGGAATCAATATCTCGAATCTGGGACCCGATCTGCATTTCGACGGTAATGAACTCGACGAAAAACTTAATCCGGATCCGGATAATCCGAATCAAGCAGAGGTCGATTATGAATACGCTACCGATAATTATGATCTGCCGCTCATGTTCCGTGTAGGACTGGCATATGATCTTATGGACGACACCCGCAACCGCTGGACATTTTCGGTCGAAGCCCGAGATCCCAGCGACAATATCGGGCAGTTTTCTGTCGGCAGTGAGTATGGTTTAAACGAGATGTTCATGCTCCGTGCCGGGTATAAATTCAACTACGAGGAGGAGGGACTTACCCTTGGCGGAGGACTCAACCTCAATCCGACCCCGCGGACGAATCTCAGCTTTGATTATGCCTGGGCTGATTTCGGTCGATTGCAATCGACCCATCGCTTTTCGATCGGGCTGAAATTCTAAAATGTATTAAATATTGTAGATTTTTGAGATATTTTTTATTATACTAATCAAGGACATTACATGAAACCTTTACCACCTGATCAAGCGAAAGGTAGTGAATCTCCGATGAACGATCGCCCCGCAGATTCGAGAGGTACTATTCTTTTAATTGACGACGAGGAAATCATTCGTCAGCTCGGACGAAATATCCTCCAGAAGGTCGGTTATGAAGTCATTACTGCAGAAGATGGAAGAAGTGGAATTGAGGTCTACCGCGAGAATCGGGACAAAATCGATGTCACGATCCTGGATATGTCAATGCCGACTATGAGCGGCGAAGAGACCTTCGAACATCTCAAGTCAGAATTTCCCGATGTGCGTGTTCTGATATCCACCGGCCACTCAATGGAGAGCGGGATCGGAGGGCTTATGGATCGCGGTGTCTACGGTCTGCTTCAAAAACCTTATCGCGTGGGCGAGTTGACCAAGAAAATCGAAGAAGTCATGAACATGTGAACCCGATTGTTCGTTGCGAGAATATAGAATGAGGCCGCCTTGAGAGGCGGTCTTATTTTTTGTCTTGATCTACGAGAATATCAGGCTATCATTATTACAAACAGAAAGGAGTCTGTTATGCCTACCTTCGTACTGATGACCAAGCTTCCGCCCGAGATCAGCCAGAAGATGAAAGAGCGCGCGGCTGTAGGCCGGGAATGGCTCAACAAAGTCAAGGAAAAATGCCCCACAGTAAAGTTTCTGGATCACTACGCACTGCTTGGACCTTATGATTTTCTGGATATCTATGAGGCCGACAATGCCGAAGAGGCGGCGAAGGTTTCGATGATATCGCTGGCTTTCGGGGCTGAGCGGGCTGAAAGCTGGAACGCAATTCCGTACCAGAGATTTCTGGAACTGGCACAGGATTTATAGTTGCAGTCAACTGTCATGAGTTTCAGTCTACCTGAAAGCGTCGACGATTTTCATCTGGGTCGCCCGTATGGAGGGGAATACTCCTCCCACGAAGCCCATTGAAATCGCGAAGATAAATGTATACATCACAGTCAGGAGCGTCAGCGTCATCTTGAGATAGAACTCGCCAAAGAAGTTGACTGTGGAGAACATCTGCAACTCGAATGTTGAAAAAATCGAGGCGACTGCTATGCCCAGGATGGCTCCGAGTGTGCCGATCAGCATCGACTCGATCAGAAACGCGGCCTGGATGCCCTCGGCCTGGAATCCGAGGGAACGCAGGGTGGCGATTTCGTTGGTGCGATTGGCGACCGCCGAGTACATCGTAATCATCGCGCCGATCGTTGCTCCCAGGGCAAAAACCACGCAGATAAACATACCCAGGTATTTCAGAAATCCGGTGGTGTTTTCGGATTGGCCTTCGTAGTAGCTTCTCTCGATATAGGCTTTGACTTCGAGATCGGGGGTGTCTTCCAAAGTCTGCTTGAGAGCTTCGAATTCACCCGGCTCTTCCAGTCTCGCTAAAACAATTGATCCGGCCACTCCGGCCCGGTTGTAGCTGTCGGTCAGGCTGTATATATCGGTCCAGATTTCGGAATCATACATCGAACCGCCGCATTCGAAGACCCCGATAACTCTAAAATAATCACCGGCCACATTTATGGAATCACCGACATTACAATGGGCCATTCGCTTGCTCAGAGATTTACCCACAATACAGTTCGGCAATCCCATTTCGTACATTTCACCCTCGATCATTCTGAAATCACGCCTCAGTCGAGGCGCAATCTCACCTGTCCCGCGCATGGTGACGTTTTTCAACTCCGTCGTATCCTCTTTGGAGGGTAAAGAAATGCTGGTAATCAATTCGGGTGAAAAAAGCTGTTCGCTGTATTCTTCATCAAATGCAAAAAAGCCCAGGTTTTCGAGTTTATCGACTTCATCGGGCATTAGCGAGCTTTGAACTTCGGAAAACTTATCTTCCTCCATAAAGACCACGTTGTCTGTTTCACCGGTCGAGGTCAGAACTTTCTGGATTCCAGCCGCCAGCATCAGCACACCGCAGAACATGAAAGATACCAGGCTGATTCCGAGGATTGTCAAAACCGTTGTCAACGGACGGGAGAAGAGGCTCTTGAATGTATACTTAAATGGAATCGTGACTTTACCCATATAATCTGTCAGGCTCGGCCTGCTTAACAGGTACCAGAACAGCAGAAACAAAACCGCGCGCCCGGCATCGACCAGGTCGATATCAAAAAGACCCAGCATGGTTTCAAAAAGCATCAGCCACAAAAACCAGATCCGCCCCCAGTTGTGGCCTTTCATGACTGCGATACCCATCACCAGATGATACAGCGAACGAAAGACCATCAGGATAACCAGAAGCGTCAAGGCTTCGAAATCGAAATACTGATCGATGAAGACCTCGACATCCTCTGAAAGAACAGTCTTACCCAGAATCAGGAAGGCGGAAAGCAGGGAAAAGATGATCCCCAGGATGAAGATTATCAATCCGAGCAATCTCATGCTGGACGGTTTCGAGCTGTATTCCATGAATAAATCCTCTTGCTATTCGAGTGTCCTGAGACCGTCGACAATTGTCGTACGGGTCGCCTTTAGTATCGGCACCAGCGATGCCAGTATGCCGACGATTGCGAGAGCGGGACCCACCCATGCCAATGTTATCCATTTATATTCGACTTGTTGCAAAAACGGCATCAATTGCTTGAACATGATGATTCCCGGCCAGATCAAAAAAGCGCCTAACACAGCTCCCAATAGAGCCACAATCATTGATTCACCAAAATTCAAGAATACCAGGTGACCGGTCCTGAATCCAAGCGTTTTCAGGACAGCATTTTCAGATATTCGCTCGCGAGCAACCATCGACATTGTATTCAAAAGTACCAGAAGAATAACTCCGATCATCAGGTATGAACTTACCTTCAAAGCGGTTATGATCGTCTTGAAACGGTCAATTTGAGCATCCGCATACGCGTTAACCGACTCAGTTTTGGTTTCGTAGTCGCTGTTCATGAAAAGTGAATCGACCCGGGCTGCCACCTCGGCCGCTTCATCGGGAGGATCGGCCAGAAGCTCGATCCAGCCGACCTGGTGCTCAAGTTCAGGTGATACGTTTTGACCAATTGACTGCCGGAACAGATCACCACGGACCATCATAAACTTGGTCTGTTGCTGTTGTTCCTGGTTAAATTCAAACTGGCCAACAATTTCGACATCGAGTTGAACATTGTCGAAATAATCACAACCGACCGTGACCTGTTTGCCTATCTCCCAGCCTTTATCCAGTGCCAGGGCGGGAGTGATCAGGGCGGCGTTCTTCTTTGCCTGAAATTTCTTTAAATCTTCGTCAGATACTGTCCAGTCACTGCGAATTTTATGAAAATTATCAGCATCTATTGCCATGCGCGGAAAGAATTCCTCCGGGTTGTCACCATATTTTGCGCCCAGCCAGAAAGAATATGTAACCGCTTCCACGCCTTCAACCTGTCTCATTTTATCCAGATGAGTAATCGGCAGGAACTGCATCATCGAGGTCTTATGACGGGAAATCAAATGACCCGGAACCAAATCATCTTGAGAATAGTTAAAGACCTCAAGGATATTTCTGACGATTCCGAACGACATGACTGTTACCGCCAGCCCTAAAATTGTCAGGAAAGTGCGCAGTTTATGACGGAAAGCGTTCTTTACGATGAGCTTGAGAATTTTCATGGCTTAAGTCAGCTCTCCTTTGTCAAGATGACGTACGACTTTGGCCGATTCAGCTGCCCTGGGATCGTGGGTAACCATGATAACCGTTTTCTTGAATTCCTCGTTAAGACGCCCGAGAAGAGTCATGATGTCCTCGGCTGACTGACGATCCAGGTCACCGGTAGGTTCATCGGCCAAAAGAATCGACGGGTCGGTTACAATCGCCCGTGCGATAGCCACTCGCTGTTCCTGTCCGCCGGAAAGCTGGCGCGGATAATGGTCCATCCGGTCGGCCAGGCCGACGATTGAAAGCGCGGTTTCGACATGATTGCGGCGTTCGGCCTTATTCAGGCGTGTCAAAAGAAGCGGAAGTTCGACGTTATCAAAAGCGGTCAGTACCGGTATCAGGTTGTAAAACTGGAAGATAAATCCGATATGATTGGAGCGCCAGCGGGCCAGTTGTCCCTCGGTCAGCTGGGCAACCGATTCGCCAGCAACCGCAAGATCGCCCCGGGTGGGACGGTCGATTCCGGCAATCAGGTTCAGAAGCGTGGTCTTGCCCGACCCTGAAGGTCCCATCAGCGCCAAAAACTCTCCCTCGGCAACATCCAGGTTGATATTCTGAAGGACCGGGATCCGCATATCATCTCGGATATACTCCTTATATAGATCAT
The window above is part of the Candidatus Zixiibacteriota bacterium genome. Proteins encoded here:
- a CDS encoding TonB-dependent receptor; its protein translation is MSISDIENRISVVCCVITSELHPEVKCPVTNKLNMRSPRVKNAMKLSCLVFVLLLLTASLLHAGTSGKIAGTVYSAETEEELPGTTVRIPELGFAVACDADGEFYLINVPVGTYTIEATLIGYQTVTKTNVKVLVDLTTPVDFYLVPKELSSDSAVIVVAERDPIQEDVSYSENWLTREEIIRMPNSSSVQDLIANMAGAVVDGDGSLHLRGGRDGTISYYFDDTNIQDPFTGRAGTRISPEALEELSVVSGGYLAEYGEALSGVVNALTQEGGNSYSGKLKLSDGLATPYDVNTGEFGDLRRNDRNTYVFNLGGPVPMLKNNLDARFFTSSEYRDLEGYLPHNRLISFSQTSKLNFKPVPSLKFNLYGNYYRAQRERYIHRDVNDVSYDFNLDGAGLIKNLSYRYGVKASYTFSPSLIFNVSYNHFYTRTKLAPEHLFDTYWDQWPGYSEDENGVYNGTIHENNYQPNYIGNTWAGFTDSSDFYPVYSYRRNSYNSFSTELISQANKYNQIKLGLEYRVNDLSWDQKQFFNSQPYGEKYDVTPHYAAGYIQDKVELGYLIMNAGVRFDYLDAAIDYWDDPVTKESKKTAKPKTEVSPRFGMSYPIGENSVIHFNYGFFYQVPLYMYMFTNLQGDLNTGFPIVGNPDMDPEKTVAYEVGWNHLLTEDITFKMIAYYKDVSNLTSGRLIEFPGGSYTYYTNADYGSVKGLDLIMVKHRHGSLLAGSVNYSYMMAMGNSSDPNEGYYNYYTRDNSPPWPDREYPLAFDQRHKLAVNVDLSIPRDYKFKLFGLTMPSAWGFNTVFNYGSGLPYTRTNNQGDRIGSPNSGRLPSYFRVDMRFVKDIPLKLSSSSQMSFFVEVENLFDRRNIVNVYTNTGEADNDGLASGLSEADQELYELMNKDPQNYDTPRTLRWGLELLF
- a CDS encoding PorV/PorQ family protein; amino-acid sequence: MNMKKYILIILTLLLFCFGQVSADEFSKVGTAGAQFLKIGMGARYIGLGEAATAMVDDVYGLYWNPAALSSLQQSQVAFTSVDWVAGIRLNYFAFAYPVREDMTLGFALDVLSVGDMEVTTVYKPDGTGQTFDANSVALQAGISKQLTDRFAFGVNFKYVSEQISEQHSRGFCFDVGALMYTGFKSLRLGINISNLGPDLHFDGNELDEKLNPDPDNPNQAEVDYEYATDNYDLPLMFRVGLAYDLMDDTRNRWTFSVEARDPSDNIGQFSVGSEYGLNEMFMLRAGYKFNYEEEGLTLGGGLNLNPTPRTNLSFDYAWADFGRLQSTHRFSIGLKF
- a CDS encoding response regulator; amino-acid sequence: MKPLPPDQAKGSESPMNDRPADSRGTILLIDDEEIIRQLGRNILQKVGYEVITAEDGRSGIEVYRENRDKIDVTILDMSMPTMSGEETFEHLKSEFPDVRVLISTGHSMESGIGGLMDRGVYGLLQKPYRVGELTKKIEEVMNM
- a CDS encoding GYD domain-containing protein — its product is MPTFVLMTKLPPEISQKMKERAAVGREWLNKVKEKCPTVKFLDHYALLGPYDFLDIYEADNAEEAAKVSMISLAFGAERAESWNAIPYQRFLELAQDL
- a CDS encoding FtsX-like permease family protein → MEYSSKPSSMRLLGLIIFILGIIFSLLSAFLILGKTVLSEDVEVFIDQYFDFEALTLLVILMVFRSLYHLVMGIAVMKGHNWGRIWFLWLMLFETMLGLFDIDLVDAGRAVLFLLFWYLLSRPSLTDYMGKVTIPFKYTFKSLFSRPLTTVLTILGISLVSFMFCGVLMLAAGIQKVLTSTGETDNVVFMEEDKFSEVQSSLMPDEVDKLENLGFFAFDEEYSEQLFSPELITSISLPSKEDTTELKNVTMRGTGEIAPRLRRDFRMIEGEMYEMGLPNCIVGKSLSKRMAHCNVGDSINVAGDYFRVIGVFECGGSMYDSEIWTDIYSLTDSYNRAGVAGSIVLARLEEPGEFEALKQTLEDTPDLEVKAYIERSYYEGQSENTTGFLKYLGMFICVVFALGATIGAMITMYSAVANRTNEIATLRSLGFQAEGIQAAFLIESMLIGTLGAILGIAVASIFSTFELQMFSTVNFFGEFYLKMTLTLLTVMYTFIFAISMGFVGGVFPSIRATQMKIVDAFR
- a CDS encoding FtsX-like permease family protein, encoding MKILKLIVKNAFRHKLRTFLTILGLAVTVMSFGIVRNILEVFNYSQDDLVPGHLISRHKTSMMQFLPITHLDKMRQVEGVEAVTYSFWLGAKYGDNPEEFFPRMAIDADNFHKIRSDWTVSDEDLKKFQAKKNAALITPALALDKGWEIGKQVTVGCDYFDNVQLDVEIVGQFEFNQEQQQQTKFMMVRGDLFRQSIGQNVSPELEHQVGWIELLADPPDEAAEVAARVDSLFMNSDYETKTESVNAYADAQIDRFKTIITALKVSSYLMIGVILLVLLNTMSMVARERISENAVLKTLGFRTGHLVFLNFGESMIVALLGAVLGAFLIWPGIIMFKQLMPFLQQVEYKWITLAWVGPALAIVGILASLVPILKATRTTIVDGLRTLE
- a CDS encoding ATP-binding cassette domain-containing protein, producing MSESIVRINDLYKEYIRDDMRIPVLQNINLDVAEGEFLALMGPSGSGKTTLLNLIAGIDRPTRGDLAVAGESVAQLTEGQLARWRSNHIGFIFQFYNLIPVLTAFDNVELPLLLTRLNKAERRNHVETALSIVGLADRMDHYPRQLSGGQEQRVAIARAIVTDPSILLADEPTGDLDRQSAEDIMTLLGRLNEEFKKTVIMVTHDPRAAESAKVVRHLDKGELT